The Chloroflexota bacterium genome window below encodes:
- the araA gene encoding L-arabinose isomerase encodes MLDLKQYEVWFITGSQHLYGPETLEQVAKHSQIIAAGLDQSSTIPVRVVFKPVLKTPDEIYNLVLEANAAKNCIGLVAWMHTFSPAKMWIAGLRSLQKPLAHLHTQFNSEIPWSEIDMDFMNLNQAAHGDREFGFIVSRMRLERKVIVGHWQDSEVHDRIAAWTRAAAAWHDAQGARFARFGDNMREVAVTEGDKVNAQMWLGYSVSGYGVGDLVRFINEVSDADINSTLQEYAEQYELAAGLQTGGEQHQSLREAARIELGLRYFLEHGNFKGFTTTFEDLHGLVQLPGLGPQRLMDRGYGFAGEGDWKTAALVRAMKVMSAGLNGGTSFMEDYTYHFGSNGMKVLGAHMLEICPSIAATKPRLEVHPLGIGGKADPVRMVFDAKTGTAVNASIVEMGNRLRLINSVVDAVETDQPLPKLPVARALWLPQPDLKTAAAAWIYAGGAHHTGFSFDLTSEHLADFAEIAGMEYLQIDRNTNVQQFKQELRWNDLYYHLAKGL; translated from the coding sequence ATGCTTGACTTGAAACAATACGAAGTTTGGTTTATTACGGGCAGCCAACATTTGTATGGCCCCGAAACTTTAGAACAAGTTGCCAAACACTCACAAATTATCGCCGCTGGGCTTGATCAAAGCAGCACAATTCCGGTGCGGGTGGTCTTCAAGCCTGTGCTCAAAACGCCCGACGAAATTTACAATTTGGTGCTCGAAGCCAACGCCGCCAAAAACTGCATTGGCTTGGTCGCGTGGATGCATACCTTCTCGCCAGCCAAAATGTGGATTGCTGGCCTACGCAGCTTGCAAAAACCATTGGCTCACTTGCACACCCAATTCAACAGCGAAATTCCATGGTCGGAAATCGACATGGATTTTATGAATCTCAACCAAGCGGCTCACGGCGACCGCGAATTTGGCTTTATTGTCAGCCGTATGCGCCTAGAACGCAAAGTAATTGTTGGGCACTGGCAAGATAGCGAAGTGCATGATCGGATTGCTGCATGGACTCGCGCCGCCGCTGCTTGGCACGATGCCCAAGGAGCCCGCTTCGCCCGCTTTGGCGACAACATGCGTGAAGTTGCCGTGACCGAAGGCGATAAAGTTAATGCTCAAATGTGGCTTGGCTATAGCGTCAGCGGCTATGGCGTGGGCGATCTCGTGCGCTTTATCAACGAAGTTAGCGATGCCGATATCAACAGCACGTTGCAAGAATATGCCGAACAGTATGAATTGGCAGCAGGCTTGCAAACTGGCGGCGAGCAGCATCAATCGCTACGCGAAGCCGCCCGCATCGAGCTAGGCTTGCGCTATTTCCTTGAGCATGGCAATTTCAAAGGCTTTACAACAACGTTTGAAGATTTGCATGGCTTGGTGCAATTGCCAGGTTTAGGCCCACAACGCCTGATGGATCGCGGCTATGGCTTTGCTGGCGAGGGCGATTGGAAAACCGCTGCGCTGGTGCGGGCGATGAAAGTGATGAGCGCTGGGCTAAACGGTGGCACCTCGTTCATGGAAGATTACACCTATCACTTTGGCAGCAACGGCATGAAAGTGCTGGGCGCACATATGCTCGAAATCTGTCCATCAATCGCTGCGACTAAACCACGGCTCGAAGTCCATCCCTTGGGCATTGGTGGCAAGGCCGACCCAGTGCGTATGGTATTTGATGCCAAAACTGGGACAGCCGTCAATGCCTCAATCGTAGAAATGGGCAATCGTTTGCGCTTGATCAATAGCGTGGTTGATGCAGTTGAAACCGACCAACCCTTGCCCAAATTACCAGTTGCCCGCGCCTTGTGGCTACCCCAGCCCGATCTCAAAACCGCTGCGGCGGCTTGGATCTACGCAGGCGGAGCGCATCACACGGGCTTTAGTTTTGATCTGACCAGCGAACATCTCGCCGACTTTGCTGAAATTGCTGGCATGGAATATTTGCAAATTGATCGCAACACCAACGTTCAGCAATTCAAACAAGAACTTCGTTGGAACGATCTGTACTATCACTTGGCCAAAGGTTTGTAA
- a CDS encoding sugar-binding protein, with product MTMKSPRAKFMMVLMLLMTMVLASCGEAATPTTAPTDGGTGGTTANTDNSKFTIGISMPTKSSARWIADGDNMVKYFQEKGFKTDLQYAEDDIPTQLSQIENMVTKGVNVLVIAAIDGETLSDVLQSAKDKKILVIAYDRLIKKTPNVDYYATFDNFQVGVLQASSIENKLGLKEGKGPFNIELFGGSSDDNNAFFFYNGAMSVLQPYIDSGKLVVVSGQTGMDKVATLRWDGATAQSRMDNILSAFYGDKRVDAVLSPYDGISIGIISSLKGVGYGSADKPMPVVSGQDAEVPSVKSIIAGEQSSTIFKDTRELAKSVVGMVEASLSGKEVAVNDTKTYDNGVKVVPSQLLVPVVVDVTNWEKVLIDSGYYKKEDITK from the coding sequence ATGACGATGAAGTCTCCTCGCGCGAAGTTCATGATGGTTTTGATGTTGCTCATGACGATGGTTTTGGCCAGCTGTGGCGAAGCCGCAACCCCAACCACTGCGCCAACCGATGGCGGCACTGGTGGCACGACCGCCAATACTGACAACAGCAAATTCACCATTGGGATCTCAATGCCGACCAAATCATCAGCCCGCTGGATTGCCGACGGCGATAATATGGTGAAATATTTCCAAGAAAAAGGCTTCAAAACCGACCTTCAATACGCTGAAGACGATATCCCAACCCAACTTTCCCAAATTGAAAACATGGTCACCAAAGGGGTCAATGTTTTGGTGATTGCGGCAATCGACGGCGAAACCCTCTCAGATGTTCTGCAAAGTGCTAAAGACAAGAAAATTCTGGTTATCGCCTACGACCGCTTGATCAAGAAAACCCCTAACGTTGATTACTACGCCACCTTCGATAACTTCCAAGTTGGTGTCTTGCAAGCTAGCTCAATCGAAAACAAACTTGGTTTGAAAGAAGGCAAAGGCCCATTCAATATCGAGTTGTTCGGTGGCTCATCCGACGATAACAACGCCTTCTTCTTCTACAATGGCGCTATGTCGGTCTTGCAACCTTACATCGATAGCGGCAAGTTGGTGGTTGTTAGTGGCCAAACTGGCATGGATAAAGTTGCCACCTTGCGCTGGGACGGTGCAACCGCTCAATCGCGTATGGACAACATTTTGAGCGCCTTCTACGGCGACAAACGGGTTGATGCAGTGCTCTCACCATACGATGGTATCAGCATCGGGATCATCTCATCGCTCAAGGGTGTTGGCTACGGCAGCGCCGACAAACCAATGCCAGTCGTTTCAGGCCAAGATGCTGAGGTGCCCTCAGTCAAGTCAATTATCGCTGGCGAACAAAGCTCAACCATCTTCAAAGATACCCGCGAGCTTGCTAAATCAGTGGTAGGCATGGTCGAAGCTTCGTTGTCAGGCAAAGAAGTTGCCGTCAACGATACCAAAACCTATGACAATGGGGTCAAAGTTGTTCCTTCACAATTGCTGGTTCCGGTGGTCGTCGATGTAACCAACTGGGAAAAAGTGTTGATCGACAGTGGTTACTACAAAAAAGAAGACATAACCAAATAA
- a CDS encoding sugar ABC transporter permease, translating into MSAELKTNESSKAAGFNFATVVDFVKNNMREYGMLVALVIIVLYFQFQTDGVLLQPLNVTNVILQNSYIVVMALGMLLIIVAGHIDLSVGSVAAFVGAVAGYMLVEKDYPVIVAFAACIGIGAAIGAFQGYWVAFRKIPAFIVTLAGMLIFRGLTLVMLGGTSLGPFPSSFREMSTGFIGDPIGGAESALHITTLIVGLAFASIIVYLDLVGRKNSRSFNFPVMSTPLFIAKNALIVGIILAFCYILASYEGLPNVLLILIGLIALYMFVSKKTVIGRRIYALGGNEKAAKLSGVPTDRLTFYTFINMGVLAAIGGLIFTARLNSATPKAGTGFELDVIASVFIGGASASGGIGTVFGVVIGALVMGVLNNGMSIAGVSVDWQQVIKGAVLLVAVYFDVSSKNKG; encoded by the coding sequence ATGAGCGCTGAACTAAAAACCAATGAATCCAGCAAAGCGGCTGGTTTCAACTTCGCCACCGTTGTCGATTTCGTCAAAAACAATATGCGCGAATATGGCATGCTGGTTGCCCTTGTGATCATTGTGCTGTATTTCCAATTTCAAACCGATGGGGTCTTGCTGCAACCACTCAATGTCACCAATGTGATTTTGCAAAATAGCTATATCGTGGTGATGGCCTTGGGTATGCTGCTGATTATCGTGGCAGGCCATATCGATCTTTCGGTTGGCTCGGTAGCAGCCTTCGTCGGAGCAGTCGCTGGCTATATGCTGGTCGAAAAAGATTATCCAGTAATCGTCGCCTTTGCTGCTTGTATCGGCATCGGTGCAGCAATTGGCGCGTTTCAAGGCTATTGGGTGGCCTTCCGCAAAATTCCAGCCTTTATTGTGACCCTCGCGGGCATGTTGATTTTTCGCGGCTTGACCTTGGTTATGTTAGGTGGCACCTCACTTGGCCCCTTCCCTTCAAGCTTCCGCGAAATGAGCACTGGCTTTATTGGCGACCCAATCGGCGGAGCTGAATCAGCTCTCCACATCACAACACTGATTGTAGGCTTAGCCTTTGCGTCCATCATCGTTTACCTAGATCTAGTCGGTCGCAAAAATAGCCGCTCATTTAACTTCCCAGTTATGTCTACTCCATTATTTATCGCCAAAAATGCCCTAATCGTTGGGATTATTCTGGCCTTCTGCTATATCCTTGCTTCCTACGAAGGCTTGCCCAATGTCTTACTGATCTTGATCGGCTTAATCGCGCTGTATATGTTTGTCTCCAAAAAGACCGTGATTGGGCGACGGATTTATGCCTTGGGTGGCAACGAAAAAGCCGCTAAGCTCTCTGGTGTGCCAACCGACCGCCTAACTTTCTACACCTTCATCAATATGGGGGTTTTGGCAGCCATCGGTGGTTTGATCTTCACCGCTCGTTTGAACTCAGCCACGCCCAAAGCGGGCACCGGCTTTGAGCTTGATGTAATCGCCTCGGTCTTTATCGGCGGTGCATCAGCCTCAGGTGGCATTGGCACAGTCTTTGGCGTTGTGATCGGGGCGCTGGTGATGGGCGTACTCAACAACGGTATGTCGATCGCTGGCGTAAGTGTCGATTGGCAACAAGTGATCAAAGGCGCTGTGCTATTGGTCGCGGTCTACTTCGATGTATCCAGCAAAAATAAAGGTTAA
- a CDS encoding response regulator transcription factor, translated as MESISVFLVDDHLVVRQGLRDFLELQDDIEVVGDSGMPVEAVGQIKQLLPDVVIMDLVMPEIDGVEATRRVKAVSPTTQVIVLTSFSDDEKVFPAIKAGAISYLLKDVSPLELARAVRSAKRGEAVLHPEVAAKLMQEFSAPRNNDPDAEALTEREMDVLRLIARGHSNREIADSLIISEKTVKTHVSNILSKLHLADRTQAAIYALRQRLVPMDDPLPGR; from the coding sequence ATGGAAAGTATTAGCGTTTTTTTAGTCGATGATCATTTGGTTGTTCGCCAAGGCTTGCGCGATTTTCTCGAACTCCAAGATGATATTGAAGTTGTCGGCGATTCGGGAATGCCGGTTGAGGCAGTTGGCCAGATTAAGCAACTGTTGCCCGACGTGGTGATTATGGATTTGGTGATGCCTGAAATCGACGGGGTAGAAGCCACCCGCCGCGTCAAGGCCGTCAGCCCCACCACTCAAGTGATTGTCCTCACTTCGTTCTCTGACGATGAAAAAGTCTTTCCGGCAATCAAGGCAGGGGCAATATCTTACCTATTAAAAGATGTTAGTCCGCTGGAATTAGCGCGGGCCGTGCGTTCCGCCAAACGCGGCGAGGCGGTGTTGCATCCCGAAGTTGCCGCCAAATTGATGCAAGAATTCTCTGCACCACGCAACAACGACCCCGATGCTGAAGCCCTAACCGAGCGCGAAATGGATGTGTTGCGCTTGATCGCCCGTGGCCATTCCAACCGTGAAATCGCTGATTCACTGATTATCAGTGAAAAAACCGTCAAAACCCACGTCAGCAACATTTTGTCGAAATTGCACTTGGCGGATCGTACCCAAGCCGCGATTTATGCCCTACGCCAACGCCTCGTCCCCATGGATGATCCCTTACCTGGACGCTAG
- a CDS encoding LacI family transcriptional regulator: MTIHRPQKVTIKDIAKLCNVSTQTVSRVLNNRPDVSPQTREAVEKAIADMGYQPSALARSLVQQQSFTLGVITAGLQYMGVSLTLNGIAEESEASNYALLLKELPRFDLTNIVPIIEALMARHVDGIIFAAAELNENVELVQAQLPATCPPIVFVKSQPNERFTTIGIDNYGGARQAVEHLLSIGRREIGLICGPIEWLETRQRRSGWYDGLEAAGITPTQQQIGIGNWSAASGEQACAELFKRYPQMDAVFACNDQMALGALHYASKHGIRVPEALAVVGFDDLAEAAYFSPALTTIRQPLRELGRLAVQTLLQLINPSEGQMPPVVTTMPTQLIVRDSSLS; encoded by the coding sequence ATGACCATTCATCGTCCACAAAAAGTCACGATCAAAGATATTGCCAAACTGTGTAATGTTTCGACCCAAACCGTTTCGCGGGTGCTCAACAATCGGCCTGATGTTTCGCCGCAAACCCGTGAGGCCGTTGAAAAAGCCATCGCTGATATGGGCTATCAGCCAAGTGCCTTAGCCCGCAGCCTCGTGCAACAGCAAAGCTTTACCTTGGGGGTGATTACCGCAGGCTTGCAATATATGGGCGTGTCGCTCACGTTGAATGGAATTGCCGAGGAAAGCGAAGCCTCGAATTATGCGCTGTTGCTCAAGGAATTGCCGCGCTTTGATCTGACCAACATTGTGCCAATTATTGAAGCGCTCATGGCTCGCCATGTCGATGGAATTATCTTTGCGGCGGCTGAACTGAACGAAAATGTCGAATTGGTGCAGGCTCAACTTCCAGCAACCTGCCCACCGATTGTCTTTGTCAAAAGCCAACCTAATGAGCGCTTTACCACGATTGGCATCGATAATTATGGCGGTGCACGCCAAGCAGTCGAACATTTGCTGAGCATTGGGCGACGCGAAATTGGCCTGATTTGCGGGCCAATCGAATGGCTCGAAACCCGTCAACGCCGTAGCGGCTGGTACGATGGGTTAGAGGCAGCAGGCATTACGCCAACCCAGCAGCAAATTGGTATTGGCAATTGGTCGGCGGCCAGCGGCGAGCAAGCCTGTGCTGAATTATTCAAACGCTACCCGCAAATGGATGCCGTATTCGCTTGTAACGATCAAATGGCCTTGGGTGCGTTGCATTATGCCAGCAAACATGGCATTCGCGTGCCCGAAGCATTGGCAGTTGTAGGCTTTGATGATTTAGCTGAGGCCGCTTATTTTTCACCAGCACTCACCACGATTCGCCAACCATTGCGTGAATTAGGCCGCTTGGCCGTTCAAACCCTGTTGCAATTGATCAATCCGAGTGAAGGCCAAATGCCACCAGTTGTAACAACCATGCCAACTCAATTGATCGTGCGCGACAGTAGCCTGAGCTAG
- a CDS encoding ribulokinase, translating to MSRQTYAIGVDFGTESGRAVLVDVRNGQEIATAIYPYANGVIDEKLPGTNIRLEPDWALQDPNDYLDVFKITIPAILKESGVDPADVIGIGVDFTACTMLPTKADGTPLCMLPEWRNTPHAWVKLWKHHAAQPEANQLNQIARELGYSFLDRYGGKISSEWFFPKAWQILNEAPEVYAAADRLIEATDWVVWQLTGVETRNECTAGYKAMWSKSEGFPPNEFFKALDERMEQIVDQKMSRTLLPLGAKAGGLSQQAAEWTGLRAGTAVAVANVDAHVTLPVTGNTEIGTMVMIMGTSTCDVMNGEHRAELPIVEGMCGVVDGGIVPGMLGYEAGQSGVGDIFAWFIEHGVPGNYFEQAKAEGLNIHSLLEREAATLKPGESGLLALDWFNGNRSTLVDVELNGLVLGMTLATTAPEIYRALLEATAYGKREIIETFNQSGVPIRKLIAAGGLPEKNQLLMQIYADVTNYEISVIASKQAPALGSAMHGAVAAGVEAGGYADIASAAKHMGRLKTETFKPIPANVEIYDQLYAEYKVLYNYFGRGENDVMKRLRMLRHAALTA from the coding sequence ATGAGTCGGCAAACATACGCGATCGGTGTCGATTTCGGCACCGAGTCGGGCCGTGCTGTGCTCGTTGATGTGCGCAATGGTCAAGAAATCGCCACGGCAATCTATCCCTATGCCAATGGTGTAATCGACGAGAAGCTGCCCGGCACCAACATTCGGCTGGAGCCAGATTGGGCACTACAAGACCCCAATGATTATCTCGATGTGTTCAAAATAACCATTCCTGCTATTCTCAAAGAAAGTGGCGTTGATCCAGCCGATGTGATTGGGATTGGGGTCGATTTCACCGCTTGTACGATGTTGCCAACCAAAGCCGACGGCACGCCATTGTGTATGCTGCCCGAGTGGCGCAACACTCCTCATGCTTGGGTCAAATTGTGGAAACATCACGCGGCCCAGCCCGAAGCCAATCAACTCAATCAGATTGCTCGTGAGCTTGGCTATAGCTTTCTTGATCGCTATGGCGGCAAGATTAGCTCGGAGTGGTTTTTCCCCAAGGCTTGGCAAATTCTCAACGAAGCCCCCGAAGTCTATGCCGCCGCCGATCGCTTGATCGAAGCAACCGATTGGGTAGTGTGGCAATTGACCGGAGTTGAAACCCGCAACGAATGCACCGCAGGCTACAAAGCCATGTGGTCGAAATCCGAGGGCTTTCCACCCAACGAATTTTTCAAAGCACTCGACGAACGCATGGAACAGATCGTCGATCAAAAAATGTCGCGCACACTCTTGCCGCTTGGCGCAAAAGCTGGCGGTCTCAGCCAACAAGCCGCCGAATGGACGGGCTTGCGGGCTGGCACAGCAGTTGCCGTCGCCAATGTTGATGCCCACGTCACCCTGCCAGTTACCGGCAATACCGAAATCGGCACGATGGTGATGATTATGGGCACCAGCACCTGTGACGTGATGAACGGCGAACATCGCGCTGAATTGCCAATTGTCGAGGGCATGTGCGGCGTAGTCGATGGCGGGATCGTGCCGGGCATGCTGGGCTACGAGGCAGGCCAGAGCGGGGTTGGCGATATTTTCGCTTGGTTTATTGAGCATGGTGTGCCTGGCAACTATTTTGAGCAAGCCAAAGCCGAAGGCCTCAATATTCATAGCTTGCTCGAACGTGAAGCCGCGACCCTTAAGCCTGGCGAGAGCGGTCTCTTGGCGCTCGATTGGTTCAATGGCAATCGCTCAACCTTGGTCGATGTTGAACTCAACGGCTTGGTGTTGGGTATGACCTTGGCCACCACTGCGCCCGAAATTTACCGTGCCTTGCTTGAAGCGACGGCCTATGGCAAACGCGAAATTATCGAAACCTTCAATCAATCGGGCGTGCCAATTCGCAAATTGATTGCGGCTGGCGGCCTGCCCGAGAAAAACCAGCTGCTGATGCAAATTTATGCTGATGTGACCAACTATGAAATTAGCGTGATCGCCAGCAAACAAGCTCCAGCGCTCGGTTCGGCCATGCACGGCGCAGTTGCCGCTGGGGTTGAAGCAGGTGGCTACGCCGATATTGCCAGCGCCGCCAAACACATGGGTCGGCTTAAAACCGAAACGTTCAAGCCCATTCCCGCCAATGTTGAAATTTACGACCAGCTCTACGCTGAATATAAAGTGCTGTACAACTACTTTGGCCGTGGCGAAAACGATGTGATGAAGCGGCTCCGCATGCTGCGTCACGCCGCACTCACGGCTTAG
- a CDS encoding L-ribulose-5-phosphate 4-epimerase produces the protein MLETIKHELWKLHLELPKNGLVTWTSGNVSARDPETNLVVIKPSGVMFEDLRPADHVVVDLNGNVIEGDLKPSSDTASHLYIYRHRPDVNGIVHTHSPFATAFAANGKSIPVYLTAMADEFGGPIPCAGFALIGGEEIGQQVVEHIGTSPAVLLQNHGVFTIGKSAKAAVKAAVMTEDVARTTWYALQIGQPQEIASDDVAKLHYRYTHVYGQ, from the coding sequence ATGTTAGAAACAATTAAACACGAACTTTGGAAATTGCACCTTGAATTGCCCAAAAATGGCTTGGTGACTTGGACTTCGGGCAATGTCAGTGCCCGTGATCCTGAAACCAATTTGGTGGTGATCAAGCCGAGCGGCGTGATGTTTGAAGATTTGCGCCCAGCCGATCACGTAGTCGTCGATTTAAATGGTAATGTGATCGAAGGCGACTTAAAACCATCATCGGATACCGCCAGCCATTTGTATATTTATCGCCATCGCCCTGATGTGAATGGGATTGTGCATACCCACTCGCCATTTGCCACGGCTTTTGCCGCCAATGGCAAATCAATTCCGGTTTATCTCACAGCAATGGCCGATGAATTTGGTGGACCGATTCCATGTGCTGGCTTTGCCTTAATTGGTGGCGAAGAAATTGGCCAACAGGTGGTTGAGCACATTGGCACATCGCCAGCGGTATTGCTGCAAAATCATGGCGTTTTCACGATCGGCAAATCGGCCAAAGCTGCCGTCAAGGCTGCTGTAATGACCGAAGATGTAGCACGAACAACGTGGTATGCCTTGCAAATCGGCCAGCCCCAAGAAATTGCCAGCGATGACGTTGCCAAATTGCACTATCGCTATACCCATGTGTATGGTCAATAA
- a CDS encoding ATP-binding cassette domain-containing protein yields the protein MSDVLLEMRGITKTFPGVKALNDVNLQVRRAEIHALVGENGAGKSTLMKVLSGVYPHGTYTGEIIFEGQECRFNDISASEKLGIVIIHQELALIPFLSIAENIFLGHETASRGVINWNTAIAKTQALLKKVGLSESPNTLITDMGVGKQQLVEIAKALAKEVKLLILDEPTASLNESDSEALLQLLLQFKQQGISSILISHKLNEVSKVADAITVLRDGATIETLDCHKEQISEDRIIRGMVGRDLSHRFPPREATIGETMFEVRDWNVYHPLHAERKVVDNVSFTVRKGEIVGIAGLMGSGRTELAMSIFGHAYGKHISGHVYKNGREIDVRTIQKAIRNGIAYVTEDRKGYGLVLIDGIKNNITLANLPAVARNSVINEPKELRVTNQYRDDLAIRSSSVLQKTVNLSGGNQQKVVLSKWLFANPDILILDEPTRGIDVGAKYEIYTIINRLAQEGKAVIVISSELPEILGMCDRIYVMNEGQIVGEMPAADASQEKIMKCIMQQEVNQP from the coding sequence ATGTCTGATGTACTACTTGAAATGCGCGGAATCACCAAAACCTTTCCTGGGGTCAAAGCGCTGAATGATGTCAACCTGCAAGTGCGCCGAGCCGAAATTCACGCCTTGGTCGGCGAAAATGGCGCAGGTAAATCAACCTTGATGAAGGTGCTCAGCGGGGTCTATCCCCACGGAACCTACACTGGCGAGATTATTTTCGAGGGCCAGGAGTGTCGTTTCAACGATATTAGCGCCAGCGAAAAACTGGGGATTGTGATTATTCACCAAGAACTGGCCTTGATTCCGTTTCTCTCAATTGCCGAAAATATCTTTCTCGGCCACGAAACTGCCTCACGCGGCGTGATCAATTGGAATACGGCAATTGCCAAAACCCAAGCATTGCTCAAAAAAGTGGGGCTGAGTGAATCACCCAATACCTTAATTACTGATATGGGCGTGGGCAAGCAGCAACTGGTGGAAATTGCCAAAGCGCTTGCCAAAGAAGTAAAACTGCTGATTCTCGATGAACCAACTGCTAGCTTAAACGAAAGCGACAGCGAAGCCTTATTGCAATTGCTCTTGCAATTCAAACAACAAGGCATTTCATCAATTCTCATTTCACACAAACTGAATGAGGTTTCTAAAGTTGCCGATGCGATTACGGTGCTCCGTGATGGCGCAACCATCGAAACTCTCGATTGCCACAAAGAACAAATTAGCGAAGACCGAATTATCCGCGGCATGGTTGGCCGCGATTTGAGCCATCGTTTCCCGCCGCGCGAGGCCACGATTGGCGAAACGATGTTTGAAGTCCGCGATTGGAATGTCTATCACCCACTCCACGCCGAGCGCAAAGTTGTCGATAACGTCAGCTTTACTGTGCGCAAAGGCGAAATTGTCGGGATCGCTGGCCTGATGGGTTCGGGCCGCACCGAATTAGCAATGAGTATTTTTGGCCACGCTTATGGTAAGCATATCAGTGGCCATGTATATAAAAATGGCCGTGAGATCGATGTTCGCACGATCCAAAAGGCCATTCGCAATGGCATTGCCTATGTCACCGAAGATCGCAAAGGCTATGGTTTGGTGTTGATCGATGGGATTAAAAATAATATTACCCTCGCCAATCTACCAGCCGTCGCCCGCAACTCGGTGATCAACGAGCCAAAAGAGTTGCGCGTCACCAATCAATATCGTGATGATTTAGCCATTCGTAGCTCCAGCGTCTTGCAAAAAACCGTCAATCTCTCGGGTGGCAATCAACAAAAAGTTGTGTTGAGCAAATGGCTGTTTGCCAACCCCGATATTTTGATTCTCGATGAGCCAACTCGCGGGATTGATGTGGGGGCCAAATACGAAATCTACACGATTATCAATCGCTTGGCGCAAGAAGGCAAAGCCGTCATCGTAATCTCTTCGGAATTACCCGAAATTCTCGGCATGTGTGATCGCATTTATGTGATGAATGAAGGCCAGATTGTGGGCGAGATGCCTGCTGCTGATGCCTCGCAAGAGAAAATCATGAAATGCATTATGCAGCAGGAGGTTAACCAGCCATGA